A genomic region of Methanosarcina thermophila TM-1 contains the following coding sequences:
- the ftsA gene encoding coenzyme F390 synthetase: MDSSGPYFNPEIETLDRGELDALIEERVRYTVKYAAENSPFYRRWFEKQNIDPAEIKTHEDLLDLPIISGKTIRENQPPEVKEFMFKSVPWEDVFTVHETSGTSGTPKSFFLTWEDWERYSEKYARIFRSQGFGPGDRVVVCASYGMNVGANTMTLAARQLGMSIIPEGKCTFPLRVIEAYRPTGIVGSVFKLLNLARRIRAEGIDPQESGVDKLVVGGEAFAEESRNYLSEIWGCPVYNTYGSTEGTMCGECSDVSGLHVPEDFVHLDIYDPHIGNYVPEGECGRVILSTLLPVGAKAGTLLLNYDTEDTTVMLTRKQCPCGRTHMKIMTPQREAETVWVEGTPFNRVDVERGVFQRENMDYLTGEYEAFLYGDEDEGETILRVSMECENPEICDRDLIEENFIRAFLRYKPPLSRAYTEGTFKIVFNFTDPMGLELHRIKGRPKRLVDRR; encoded by the coding sequence ATGGACAGCTCAGGACCTTATTTTAACCCAGAAATCGAAACTCTGGACAGGGGGGAACTTGATGCTCTCATCGAGGAGCGGGTGCGGTACACGGTAAAATATGCGGCAGAAAATTCCCCTTTTTACAGAAGATGGTTTGAGAAACAGAATATAGATCCGGCTGAAATCAAAACTCATGAAGATCTTCTGGATCTACCTATAATCTCTGGCAAAACTATCCGTGAGAACCAGCCCCCTGAAGTGAAGGAATTTATGTTCAAGAGCGTGCCCTGGGAAGATGTTTTTACAGTTCATGAAACCAGCGGAACTAGCGGAACTCCTAAAAGCTTTTTCCTTACATGGGAGGACTGGGAACGATACTCGGAAAAATACGCCCGGATTTTCAGATCACAGGGTTTCGGGCCTGGAGACAGGGTTGTTGTCTGTGCTTCTTACGGAATGAACGTAGGCGCAAACACCATGACCCTTGCAGCCAGGCAGCTTGGCATGAGCATTATTCCTGAGGGCAAATGCACATTTCCCCTTCGCGTTATCGAAGCCTACAGACCTACAGGCATAGTAGGCAGTGTCTTCAAACTCCTGAATCTTGCCAGAAGAATACGAGCAGAAGGCATTGATCCTCAGGAATCAGGTGTAGATAAACTGGTCGTGGGAGGAGAAGCCTTTGCTGAAGAATCCAGGAACTACCTTTCCGAAATCTGGGGCTGTCCTGTGTACAACACATATGGGAGCACAGAAGGCACAATGTGCGGAGAGTGCAGTGATGTCTCTGGGCTGCATGTGCCTGAAGATTTTGTTCACCTTGACATTTACGATCCCCATATAGGGAATTACGTGCCTGAAGGAGAATGTGGAAGAGTAATTCTGAGCACATTGCTGCCTGTTGGGGCAAAAGCAGGAACCCTTCTTTTAAACTATGATACTGAAGACACAACTGTGATGCTCACTCGTAAACAATGTCCCTGCGGAAGAACTCATATGAAAATTATGACTCCCCAGAGGGAGGCTGAAACTGTGTGGGTAGAAGGGACTCCCTTTAACCGCGTAGATGTGGAAAGGGGTGTTTTCCAGCGTGAAAACATGGACTATCTGACAGGAGAATATGAGGCTTTCCTTTATGGTGATGAGGACGAGGGAGAGACCATACTCAGGGTCAGTATGGAGTGTGAAAATCCTGAGATATGCGATCGGGACCTTATAGAAGAAAATTTTATCAGGGCTTTTCTAAGGTATAAGCCTCCGCTTTCCAGGGCTTATACTGAAGGCACTTTCAAAATAGTGTTCAACTTCACAGACCCTATGGGGCTTGAGTTACACAGGATAAAGGGCAGACCTAAAAGGCTTGTTGATAGACGATAA
- a CDS encoding DUF3303 domain-containing protein, which translates to MLFMDVSTWDPSNRDKILEHFKKLEIPEGIDVINQWIDLSGNRYYILYEAESAEAYGAFNLPWSDICVIDSVPVMEASEFMQLLPKYQKKT; encoded by the coding sequence ATGTTATTCATGGACGTTAGTACCTGGGACCCTTCGAACCGCGATAAGATCCTAGAACATTTTAAGAAACTGGAGATTCCAGAAGGAATTGATGTCATTAACCAGTGGATTGACCTTTCTGGAAATAGATATTATATTCTTTACGAAGCTGAAAGTGCAGAGGCTTATGGAGCGTTCAATCTGCCCTGGTCGGATATCTGCGTAATTGACAGCGTGCCGGTTATGGAAGCTTCGGAATTCATGCAGCTTCTGCCGAAATATCAGAAGAAAACCTGA
- a CDS encoding NAD(P)/FAD-dependent oxidoreductase, translating to MKIIIIGSGVAGLTAGYRLCKSNEIIIFEKDAEIGGMAASYCQECAGKRYFIEKYYHHIFRSDSELLDLIRELGLEDQMLWLKGKNAYFVEGKSYPMNTPIEILRFDPLSFTDLVKLGMLVLRIKLIRDTTSYDNIKAKDWILETAGKSVYENFFAPLLKSKFGDNAENVSAAWLIGRVKIRSDRGKDGEKLGYLRGGFNSLIEALAREITAQGGKILQNKAVEEIVIKDNAVQGVVSDGEFIPCDAVISTVEPRVLDILTKGKLGALHETLRSIHYQGTACALIGLKKRLMEDGNYWLNIKADVPFGAVIEHTNFMPFEDYGEHLLYVTSYFQNENDTLWVKKEEEVLDTYLKGLERMFPDFERTDINWAKIFRRMDTAPVYEQGYLQKVLPFAPGPSGLYLAGMFSSTNYPERSMNGSVKAGLEAANFFMKKDKKCEVCWLD from the coding sequence TCGGAAGTGGGGTTGCAGGACTTACAGCCGGGTACAGGCTCTGCAAATCAAATGAGATCATTATTTTTGAAAAAGATGCGGAAATAGGGGGGATGGCTGCAAGTTATTGCCAGGAATGTGCAGGAAAAAGATATTTTATAGAGAAGTACTACCACCATATATTCAGGAGTGACTCGGAACTTCTAGATCTGATAAGGGAACTGGGGCTTGAAGATCAAATGCTGTGGCTTAAGGGGAAAAACGCCTATTTTGTAGAAGGTAAAAGCTATCCTATGAATACTCCTATTGAGATTCTAAGGTTTGACCCGCTTTCATTTACGGATCTGGTAAAACTTGGCATGCTGGTGCTCAGGATTAAGTTAATAAGAGATACTACCTCCTATGACAATATAAAGGCGAAAGACTGGATTCTTGAGACTGCAGGAAAATCCGTATATGAAAACTTTTTTGCTCCTCTCTTGAAAAGCAAGTTCGGGGATAACGCCGAGAATGTTTCTGCAGCCTGGCTTATAGGGCGCGTTAAAATAAGGTCGGATAGGGGAAAAGATGGGGAGAAACTGGGGTACCTGAGAGGAGGATTCAACTCCCTGATAGAAGCTCTTGCAAGAGAAATCACTGCACAGGGAGGCAAAATTCTGCAAAATAAAGCTGTAGAGGAAATCGTTATCAAAGATAATGCTGTGCAGGGTGTGGTCTCTGACGGAGAATTCATACCCTGTGATGCCGTGATTTCAACTGTTGAACCCAGGGTACTGGATATTCTCACAAAAGGCAAGCTTGGAGCTCTTCACGAAACCCTGCGAAGTATCCATTACCAGGGAACAGCATGCGCCCTGATAGGGCTTAAGAAAAGGCTTATGGAAGATGGGAATTACTGGCTGAATATAAAGGCTGACGTGCCTTTTGGAGCCGTGATAGAGCACACCAATTTTATGCCGTTTGAGGATTATGGAGAGCACCTTCTCTATGTAACTTCTTATTTCCAGAATGAGAACGATACTCTATGGGTTAAAAAGGAAGAAGAAGTCCTGGACACTTATCTAAAAGGTCTGGAGAGGATGTTTCCAGATTTTGAAAGGACTGATATTAACTGGGCAAAAATCTTCCGCAGAATGGATACTGCACCTGTGTATGAACAGGGATATCTTCAAAAAGTTTTACCGTTTGCTCCAGGTCCATCGGGACTTTACCTGGCGGGAATGTTCTCATCAACCAATTACCCTGAAAGAAGCATGAACGGCTCTGTAAAAGCCGGGTTGGAAGCTGCAAATTTCTTCATGAAAAAGGATAAAAAATGTGAGGTTTGCTGGCTCGACTGA
- a CDS encoding DUF2298 domain-containing protein — protein sequence MILWFAFIEVLGLISTPLAGIIGNRLADRGYSAARTLGIVLVTYIAWFFSYIWGFNRSTILISVLLLCLISGIVYRKRSILPEKKVILSNELVFIAGFFFFLFIRMHLPEIYRHEKFMDFAFLNAMMRTASFPPADPWFAGGFLDFYYYLGYLSVGVPGKLLSVEPSMLFNLAIALTFALAFNLLFGLGYNLSHGKARYGVLTASFVILLGNLQGLKEFLNLYIVKQPISMGYYWSSSRVIPYTINEFPYFSFIHGDLHSHVLAIPFQLVVLTFLLNIYLREDSKWAFENVLALLIFSVSLGFLFPSNSWDFPVYFSLTLAVIFAFYCGRYIRNKNLSGSFTGFLGTIFLVSVLSLLPYLPFYLTFKPQAAGGFDFVPPELRTTIKEFLILFSLFLFLTFSFLMTRLEFRQKVQYFILWIGITAILASELSIPLLVILLPLFALSLYSFLKDLPERSSAGFVFFLIAAAAFVALLCEVIFLDDPIQGKFARMNTVFKFYMHLWIFLAIAASYSYSQLYLRYRTLSGNIFFSTNRGYGKKVWMVSLVLLVLSCSVFPVVATVTRIEDMNAKPTLDGMEYMKELDRGDYDAIRWMQENIKGTPVILEASDDNSSYQYTSRVSANTGLPTVIGWTRHERFWGRDHEEIRTRVEDVNTIYSTVSEKKALELINKYNVSYVYIGKLERQMYDVKTDKFEDETYFEPVYQGSVRIYKVKNKF from the coding sequence GTGATTTTGTGGTTTGCATTTATAGAAGTACTGGGCTTGATCTCCACCCCTCTTGCCGGAATAATTGGGAACAGGCTTGCTGACAGAGGCTATTCTGCAGCCAGAACTCTGGGAATAGTGCTTGTTACTTACATTGCCTGGTTTTTTTCGTATATATGGGGCTTTAACCGGAGTACGATCCTGATTTCAGTCCTTTTGCTTTGCCTTATTTCGGGAATAGTTTATAGAAAACGAAGCATTTTACCAGAAAAGAAGGTAATCCTATCAAACGAGCTTGTATTCATAGCAGGATTTTTTTTCTTCCTGTTTATACGCATGCATCTCCCTGAGATTTACAGGCATGAAAAATTTATGGACTTTGCCTTTCTGAACGCAATGATGAGAACTGCTTCCTTTCCCCCAGCAGATCCCTGGTTTGCAGGTGGGTTCCTTGACTTTTACTACTACCTGGGATACCTTTCAGTAGGAGTTCCGGGAAAATTACTTTCTGTCGAGCCGTCAATGCTTTTCAATCTGGCTATTGCACTCACTTTCGCTCTGGCTTTCAATCTCCTTTTCGGTTTAGGATATAATCTTTCTCATGGAAAAGCCAGGTACGGAGTCCTGACCGCCTCATTTGTGATTCTGCTCGGAAACCTGCAGGGACTTAAAGAGTTCCTGAACCTGTATATTGTCAAACAGCCAATCTCAATGGGATACTACTGGAGCAGTTCGAGAGTTATCCCCTATACGATAAATGAATTTCCTTACTTCAGTTTCATACACGGGGACCTGCATTCCCATGTACTTGCAATTCCCTTCCAGCTGGTGGTACTTACTTTCCTTTTGAACATATATTTAAGAGAAGACAGTAAATGGGCCTTTGAAAACGTGCTAGCACTTCTGATTTTTTCAGTATCTCTTGGCTTCTTATTCCCTTCCAATTCCTGGGATTTCCCAGTATATTTCAGCCTGACACTTGCAGTTATTTTTGCTTTTTACTGTGGGCGTTATATTCGCAATAAAAACTTATCCGGCTCCTTTACAGGCTTTTTGGGAACAATTTTTCTGGTTTCCGTTCTCAGCCTTCTTCCTTATTTGCCCTTTTACCTGACATTTAAACCCCAGGCTGCAGGTGGATTTGACTTTGTTCCTCCGGAACTTCGAACAACAATTAAAGAGTTTCTGATCCTGTTCAGCCTTTTCCTCTTTCTGACTTTTTCGTTCCTTATGACCAGGCTGGAATTCAGGCAAAAAGTACAATATTTCATTCTGTGGATAGGAATTACTGCGATTCTCGCCAGTGAATTATCTATTCCTCTGCTTGTAATTCTTCTCCCTTTGTTTGCCCTCTCGCTGTATTCATTCCTTAAAGATCTTCCGGAAAGGAGCAGTGCAGGATTTGTATTCTTTCTTATAGCAGCAGCTGCATTTGTAGCGCTTCTCTGTGAAGTTATTTTCCTTGATGACCCTATTCAAGGGAAATTTGCTCGTATGAATACGGTTTTTAAATTTTATATGCATTTATGGATTTTTCTAGCTATTGCAGCTTCCTATTCATACTCTCAACTCTACCTTCGTTACAGGACATTATCCGGAAATATCTTTTTTTCGACTAACCGAGGTTATGGAAAAAAAGTCTGGATGGTCTCGCTTGTGCTCCTTGTTCTCTCATGCAGCGTTTTTCCTGTGGTAGCAACTGTCACAAGAATTGAAGATATGAATGCAAAACCTACTCTTGATGGCATGGAATATATGAAAGAACTGGACAGGGGAGATTATGACGCCATAAGATGGATGCAGGAAAATATCAAAGGTACTCCTGTAATTCTTGAGGCTTCCGATGATAACAGCAGTTATCAATATACCTCACGTGTCTCGGCAAATACCGGGCTTCCGACAGTTATTGGCTGGACAAGGCATGAGAGGTTCTGGGGAAGAGACCATGAAGAAATCAGGACAAGAGTTGAAGATGTAAATACCATTTACAGTACAGTCAGTGAAAAAAAAGCTCTTGAGCTTATAAATAAATATAACGTAAGCTATGTGTATATCGGTAAACTTGAAAGGCAAATGTATGACGTAAAGACGGATAAATTCGAAGATGAAACTTATTTTGAACCGGTTTACCAGGGCTCAGTCCGGATTTATAAGGTAAAAAACAAGTTCTGA
- a CDS encoding ArsR/SmtB family transcription factor, protein MHTAISEDVEEIVSLFKVLADPPRLRILRALEVQSLCVCVLVECTDQKHSALSYHLKLLKEADQVDTRRERSFQIHYLTEFGYLLLKHIEKYFEKNLNWKNGEELYLFEISLHLGA, encoded by the coding sequence GTGCATACAGCAATCAGTGAAGATGTGGAAGAAATTGTCAGCCTGTTTAAGGTGCTTGCAGACCCGCCACGCCTCAGGATTCTCAGGGCTCTTGAAGTCCAGAGCCTCTGTGTCTGTGTCCTTGTAGAGTGCACGGATCAAAAGCATTCAGCACTTTCCTATCATCTTAAGCTGTTAAAAGAAGCAGACCAGGTAGACACTCGAAGAGAACGCAGTTTCCAGATCCACTACCTCACGGAGTTCGGGTACTTACTCCTGAAGCACATTGAAAAATATTTTGAAAAAAACTTGAATTGGAAAAATGGGGAGGAATTATATCTCTTTGAAATTTCCCTCCATTTAGGGGCATAA
- a CDS encoding flippase-like domain-containing protein — translation MVLPAYNEAANIEKAVFTTAETLFKITDHFEIIIAEDGSTDGTDGIASELSEQYTYVVHLHSDKRQGRGKALSRAFKAASGEVLCYIDVDLATDMKYLEKLIRAVSKDEYDFATGSRMMRESDAKRPFKREFASRGYNFLVRTFLHSKLYDHQCGFKAFRREALFELLDEIENEHWFWDTEVLVRAQHRGYRVIEFPVYWRHGGSSKVNLAKDVKGMGSEIFRLWRELSFPLIVSGKGKVFLATCLAILILAFVATFLGVSDILENVRAASFRTLAFASLVYCISWPLRGVRFQQILKRLGSEYGLGFLIGSIFVSQSANVVLPARIGDLSRMYILKKSKNLAFTTSFSSLTVERVFDIVAITSIAILASSGAASRFELAPWMSSLIKLSGLAVVLFFSILFIASFRESHAKTTLERENFQNGLSGKIKGLASTFLHQMSVVAVRPGSFLAVTASSLLIWGIDIFTCLLVLKAFPIAGVDVSSTYMISLIFLAVALGNIAKTFPITPGAIGTYEVALTAVFALGGIEPKIGFTVAVLDHIIKNSITLIGGGFALSGLGLRWKEVLCTDKDILKG, via the coding sequence GTGGTTTTACCAGCTTATAACGAGGCAGCGAATATCGAAAAAGCTGTCTTTACTACAGCGGAAACACTTTTCAAAATAACTGATCATTTCGAGATCATTATAGCAGAGGACGGCAGCACAGATGGTACGGACGGAATAGCTTCCGAGCTCTCAGAGCAGTACACTTATGTTGTCCACCTGCACTCGGATAAGCGGCAGGGCAGAGGAAAAGCTCTGAGCAGGGCATTTAAAGCCGCTTCAGGAGAAGTCCTCTGCTATATTGATGTGGATCTTGCAACGGATATGAAATATCTGGAAAAATTGATCAGGGCTGTGAGTAAGGATGAATATGATTTTGCCACAGGCTCGAGAATGATGCGTGAAAGCGATGCAAAAAGGCCTTTTAAACGGGAGTTCGCAAGCAGGGGATATAATTTTCTGGTGAGAACCTTTTTGCATTCAAAGCTTTATGATCATCAATGTGGATTTAAGGCTTTCAGAAGAGAAGCTCTTTTTGAACTTCTCGACGAGATCGAGAATGAACACTGGTTCTGGGATACTGAAGTACTCGTAAGAGCCCAGCATAGAGGATACAGGGTAATAGAGTTTCCTGTTTACTGGAGGCATGGAGGATCAAGCAAGGTTAATCTGGCAAAAGATGTCAAAGGAATGGGATCAGAGATATTCCGGCTCTGGCGGGAACTCTCATTCCCACTTATCGTTTCAGGAAAAGGGAAGGTGTTTCTTGCAACTTGCCTTGCGATTCTGATCCTTGCATTTGTTGCGACTTTTTTGGGCGTGTCCGATATTCTGGAAAATGTGAGAGCTGCCTCTTTCAGGACTCTGGCGTTTGCTTCTCTGGTGTACTGCATCTCCTGGCCTTTGAGGGGGGTGCGTTTTCAGCAGATCCTTAAAAGGCTCGGAAGCGAGTACGGACTTGGCTTTCTTATAGGCAGCATTTTTGTCAGCCAATCAGCAAACGTAGTTCTCCCTGCACGTATAGGAGATCTGAGCAGAATGTATATCCTGAAAAAAAGCAAGAATCTTGCCTTTACAACAAGTTTCTCCTCACTGACCGTAGAAAGGGTCTTTGATATAGTTGCAATTACTTCCATAGCAATACTTGCATCTTCAGGTGCAGCGTCCCGTTTTGAGCTTGCTCCGTGGATGAGCTCCCTGATAAAGCTATCCGGGCTTGCAGTAGTGCTTTTCTTTTCAATTCTTTTTATTGCATCTTTTAGGGAAAGCCACGCTAAAACAACACTGGAAAGAGAAAACTTCCAGAACGGGCTCTCTGGCAAGATAAAGGGTTTAGCATCAACTTTTCTTCACCAGATGAGCGTTGTTGCAGTGCGACCTGGCTCATTTCTGGCCGTAACCGCATCTTCTCTTCTTATATGGGGAATAGATATATTCACCTGCCTTCTGGTGCTTAAAGCTTTTCCGATAGCAGGAGTAGATGTTTCCTCAACGTACATGATATCTCTTATTTTCCTGGCTGTAGCTCTCGGAAATATTGCAAAAACCTTCCCAATAACACCTGGTGCTATAGGAACATACGAAGTTGCTCTTACTGCAGTTTTTGCCCTTGGGGGGATCGAGCCGAAAATAGGGTTTACGGTTGCCGTGCTTGATCATATTATAAAAAATTCAATTACTTTGATTGGAGGCGGTTTTGCCCTCTCGGGACTCGGTTTGAGGTGGAAAGAAGTACTTTGCACGGATAAGGATATTTTGAAAGGATAA
- a CDS encoding NifB/NifX family molybdenum-iron cluster-binding protein, with protein sequence MTKIAVPSISDRGLESDVCAHYGSCEYFTIVNVENGTITGIDTIINSSPDGAHNCAAPSIILKSHNVDTVLVSGIGGRPLMSLKEKKIKVFAGAAGKVSDAVQDYNNGLLQELSMNETCSCSHH encoded by the coding sequence ATGACAAAAATTGCTGTACCATCGATAAGTGACAGGGGATTGGAATCGGATGTGTGTGCCCATTATGGCTCATGTGAATACTTTACTATTGTAAATGTCGAGAACGGCACAATTACAGGTATTGATACTATAATTAATAGCTCTCCTGATGGAGCGCATAACTGCGCCGCCCCCTCAATAATCCTGAAATCACACAATGTCGATACCGTACTTGTCTCGGGCATTGGCGGAAGACCTCTAATGTCACTGAAGGAAAAGAAGATAAAAGTATTTGCAGGAGCTGCGGGCAAGGTATCTGATGCAGTTCAGGATTACAACAACGGGTTGCTGCAAGAGTTATCTATGAATGAAACTTGCAGTTGCTCTCATCACTAA
- a CDS encoding aldehyde dehydrogenase family protein — protein sequence MKMQIGGKAVEACSHEFSDIINPATGELIDRVPRGTEEDAEMAVEAAWSAFSDWASTSPQQRAGILYRAAGIVRERKDELAVLLTREQGKPLTEAKNEIEGFANVLEYYCGLASSFHGGFIPIHQSGYAFTVKKPLGVCSAIIPWNMPALIMAWKISPALITGNTLVLKPASSTPLTNLTLSSILSEAGLPAGVLNIVTGPGEVVGESLIKNRKVKRISFTGETGTGKRVAELAASGMKKVTLELGGSDPMLVCDDANLEAAVAGALRGRFYNCGQTCTAVKRLFVFESVADEFIKKLEAGIRNLRVGNGLHENVDMGPLNNRRQWEYIKELVAEVEEKEEGRIVTGGRVPEGGDYSKGYFFGPTLVVDVSEESRLLNEEVFGPVLPVVRVKDLDEAIEKANNTCYGLGASIWTKNIDRARIGCERLNAGIIWLNQHLKVAPEVPFGGTRDSGIGKENGPDALSEYLELKTVMLKT from the coding sequence ATGAAAATGCAGATTGGCGGAAAAGCTGTGGAAGCATGCAGTCATGAGTTTTCTGATATTATAAACCCGGCGACAGGTGAGCTTATTGACCGGGTTCCAAGAGGCACTGAAGAAGATGCGGAAATGGCTGTTGAAGCTGCATGGTCAGCCTTTAGTGATTGGGCTTCCACATCTCCGCAGCAGAGAGCTGGAATACTTTACAGGGCTGCGGGAATTGTAAGAGAGAGAAAGGATGAACTTGCCGTCCTGCTCACCAGGGAGCAGGGAAAACCCCTTACCGAAGCTAAAAACGAGATAGAAGGTTTTGCAAATGTCCTTGAATATTATTGCGGGCTTGCGAGCAGTTTCCACGGAGGTTTTATCCCGATCCATCAAAGCGGATATGCTTTTACCGTGAAGAAACCTCTTGGAGTCTGTTCCGCTATAATTCCCTGGAATATGCCTGCCCTTATTATGGCGTGGAAGATAAGCCCTGCCCTGATCACCGGGAATACACTTGTTCTGAAACCTGCAAGCAGCACTCCCCTTACTAACCTCACCCTGTCTTCTATCCTCAGTGAAGCAGGTTTGCCTGCGGGTGTGCTCAATATCGTTACAGGTCCTGGTGAGGTTGTAGGAGAATCCCTGATTAAGAACCGTAAAGTAAAAAGAATTTCTTTTACCGGAGAAACCGGAACTGGTAAGCGTGTAGCTGAACTTGCAGCCAGTGGAATGAAAAAAGTAACACTTGAGCTTGGAGGAAGCGATCCTATGCTTGTCTGTGATGATGCAAACCTTGAGGCTGCAGTTGCAGGAGCCCTTCGAGGAAGATTTTACAATTGCGGACAGACCTGTACTGCCGTAAAAAGATTATTTGTTTTCGAATCCGTAGCTGACGAATTCATAAAAAAGCTTGAGGCTGGCATCCGGAATTTAAGAGTTGGGAATGGACTGCATGAAAATGTTGATATGGGACCTCTTAACAACCGCAGGCAGTGGGAGTATATAAAAGAGCTTGTTGCAGAAGTCGAAGAAAAGGAAGAAGGAAGGATAGTCACAGGGGGCAGGGTTCCAGAGGGCGGCGACTATAGTAAGGGATATTTCTTTGGGCCCACGCTTGTTGTAGATGTGTCAGAGGAATCCAGGCTTTTAAATGAGGAAGTGTTTGGCCCGGTTCTGCCTGTAGTCCGGGTAAAAGACCTCGATGAAGCAATTGAGAAAGCAAACAATACATGTTACGGGCTTGGAGCATCTATCTGGACAAAGAATATTGATAGAGCACGTATAGGATGTGAGAGGCTGAATGCAGGAATTATCTGGCTAAATCAGCATCTTAAGGTCGCTCCAGAGGTTCCTTTCGGTGGTACAAGGGACAGCGGAATCGGAAAAGAAAACGGACCTGATGCCCTTTCCGAATACCTTGAACTTAAAACAGTAATGCTGAAAACCTGA
- a CDS encoding MFS transporter, which produces MNSKKTRLWTNDFVIVFVENFLAALTFYLLMIVMSGYAMSRFNSSPGEAGFSASIFIIGGLIARLLVGKWIGQIGHKKTLYAGIILSLIMTLLYFRVNNIFLLFAVRFLHGMGFGITTTAAATVVAHIIPVGRKGEGIAYFGLSQILATAIGPFLGMLISQHGSFATIFATCAVASAISLVILPFLSSLHEIKLTKEQLEKMKEFKFNNFFEPRVIPISVVCMLIFSCYSSVVSFLEVYSREIHLVDAASFFFIVYATVILFSRPIIGRLFDSKGENAIMYPAILIFTAGMMLFSQTHHGYTLLLAAALIGLGFGAIQSSTQAISVKITPQHRMGLANSTYFAFADIGMGIGPLMVGFIIPFTGYRGIYMLMAVFAVVCLLLYYLLHGKKAMHSRGVGYF; this is translated from the coding sequence ATGAATTCAAAAAAAACAAGATTATGGACTAATGATTTTGTAATCGTTTTTGTTGAAAATTTTCTAGCTGCCTTAACTTTTTACTTATTAATGATAGTTATGTCTGGATATGCGATGAGTAGATTTAATTCATCCCCAGGTGAAGCGGGCTTTTCTGCCAGTATATTCATTATTGGCGGACTTATCGCACGTCTGCTTGTCGGAAAATGGATCGGACAAATCGGTCATAAGAAGACCCTTTATGCGGGAATTATTTTAAGCTTAATTATGACGCTATTATATTTTAGGGTCAATAATATTTTTCTTCTGTTTGCTGTCCGCTTTCTTCATGGCATGGGATTTGGCATTACTACTACAGCAGCAGCTACAGTCGTTGCACATATTATTCCTGTAGGGAGGAAAGGTGAAGGGATTGCCTATTTCGGATTGAGTCAGATACTCGCAACCGCTATCGGTCCCTTTTTAGGTATGTTAATTAGCCAGCATGGCAGTTTCGCCACAATTTTTGCTACCTGCGCAGTTGCCTCAGCAATCAGTCTTGTGATTCTGCCATTTTTATCATCCTTACATGAAATAAAATTAACAAAAGAACAGCTGGAAAAAATGAAGGAATTCAAATTTAACAACTTCTTTGAACCCAGGGTAATTCCAATTTCAGTTGTTTGTATGCTTATTTTCAGCTGTTATTCGAGTGTTGTGTCCTTCCTTGAAGTGTACTCCAGGGAAATTCATCTCGTGGATGCAGCCAGCTTCTTTTTCATAGTATATGCCACAGTAATTTTATTTTCAAGACCAATTATTGGTCGACTGTTTGACTCCAAAGGTGAAAATGCAATCATGTACCCGGCGATTCTAATATTTACGGCTGGAATGATGCTATTTAGCCAAACTCATCACGGTTATACACTTTTGTTAGCCGCAGCCTTGATAGGGCTTGGATTTGGAGCTATACAGTCCAGTACTCAGGCAATTTCTGTTAAAATAACTCCACAACACCGTATGGGATTGGCAAACTCAACATATTTTGCGTTTGCAGACATAGGAATGGGAATTGGGCCTTTGATGGTTGGATTTATCATTCCCTTTACTGGTTACAGAGGAATATACATGCTCATGGCAGTTTTTGCGGTAGTGTGCTTGCTATTGTATTATTTATTACATGGGAAAAAAGCTATGCACAGCAGAGGTGTTGGGTATTTCTAA
- the nikR gene encoding nickel-responsive transcriptional regulator NikR, whose amino-acid sequence METELMRIGVSLPDTLLSKFDEIIEKRGYSSRSEGIRDAIRSYISYYEWMGDIKGHRVGTVAVIYDHTKRGLSNALADIQHNYSHLIKSSVHIHLDHDNCFEVVVLDGDGEEIKELAEAIMALKGVKFSKLTTVASNEKI is encoded by the coding sequence ATGGAAACAGAATTGATGAGGATAGGGGTTTCCCTTCCCGATACCCTTCTGAGTAAATTTGATGAGATTATCGAGAAAAGAGGTTATTCTTCCCGTTCGGAAGGCATAAGGGACGCTATCAGGAGTTATATTTCCTATTACGAATGGATGGGTGATATTAAAGGTCACCGTGTCGGAACGGTTGCGGTTATTTATGATCACACCAAAAGAGGGCTTTCAAATGCCCTTGCAGACATCCAGCACAACTACTCTCACCTGATAAAATCCTCAGTGCATATCCACCTTGATCACGATAACTGCTTTGAAGTAGTCGTTCTGGATGGAGACGGTGAAGAGATTAAGGAGCTTGCTGAAGCTATAATGGCTCTCAAAGGGGTAAAGTTCTCAAAGCTTACAACGGTAGCGTCAAACGAAAAAATCTGA